A genomic segment from Janthinobacterium sp. 64 encodes:
- a CDS encoding nucleoside deaminase, with protein MNKTIDIQAAVAIAAAEAMAAKTQGTFGVGGVLLDGAGNVLQSMHNNVVRQGLVFDPTAHGERQLVDWYFAERAKGTSLPPPGELTIVTSLDPCCMCTGAILAAGFNVVVAAPDVKAGINYDGSATFTTLPAPLQAQAGRSFCYPAVRGATEYARLPSGAAPKSFFIGKSIHEATQALCSLVFEATSAQVMQLLNAGDDVPLRDPATLPSEHAVVRALRRRYPDALTYRCAPHAPDAGLAPFLQAAMEQDARDGGQGDAAALLDSFGNLLLCMPGKLSESAIRTPFMECTRQYAQLRFELMASADPARQEEIKSYLGHPKHGTFVLAIGPDDSAASFMTLGAYGSTMEGALPENNPAQFQYVRPAMAQDALLALCDAMPPLYRKLIRIRPRQVAHQALISALG; from the coding sequence TTGAACAAGACGATCGACATCCAGGCCGCCGTGGCGATCGCCGCGGCCGAAGCCATGGCAGCGAAGACGCAGGGCACCTTCGGCGTGGGCGGCGTGCTGCTCGACGGCGCCGGCAACGTGCTGCAATCGATGCACAACAACGTCGTGCGCCAGGGCCTGGTGTTCGATCCCACGGCGCATGGCGAGCGCCAGCTGGTGGACTGGTATTTTGCCGAACGGGCCAAGGGCACGTCCTTGCCGCCGCCGGGGGAACTGACCATCGTCACCTCGCTCGACCCGTGCTGCATGTGCACGGGGGCGATTCTGGCGGCCGGCTTCAACGTGGTGGTGGCCGCGCCGGACGTCAAGGCAGGCATCAATTACGATGGCAGCGCCACGTTCACGACCTTGCCGGCGCCGCTGCAGGCGCAGGCTGGCCGCAGCTTTTGCTACCCGGCCGTGCGCGGCGCCACCGAGTATGCACGCCTGCCGTCCGGCGCCGCGCCCAAATCTTTTTTCATCGGCAAGAGCATCCACGAGGCGACGCAGGCACTGTGCTCGCTCGTGTTCGAAGCGACATCGGCGCAGGTGATGCAGTTGCTGAACGCGGGCGACGACGTGCCCTTGCGCGATCCGGCCACCTTGCCGTCCGAGCATGCCGTGGTGCGCGCCTTGCGCCGCCGCTATCCCGATGCACTGACTTACCGTTGCGCGCCGCATGCGCCCGACGCGGGCCTGGCACCGTTCCTGCAGGCGGCCATGGAGCAGGATGCGCGCGATGGCGGCCAGGGCGACGCTGCCGCCTTGCTCGATTCCTTCGGCAACCTGCTGCTGTGCATGCCGGGCAAGTTGAGCGAATCGGCCATCCGCACGCCGTTCATGGAGTGCACGCGCCAGTATGCGCAGCTGCGCTTTGAATTGATGGCGAGCGCCGATCCTGCGCGGCAGGAAGAAATCAAAAGCTACCTGGGCCATCCCAAGCACGGCACCTTCGTGCTGGCCATCGGCCCGGACGACAGCGCCGCCAGTTTCATGACCCTGGGCGCCTATGGTTCGACCATGGAAGGCGCGCTGCCGGAGAATAATCCCGCACAATTCCAGTACGTGCGCCCCGCCATGGCGCAAGACGCGCTGCTGGCGCTGTGCGACGCCATGCCGCCGCTGTACCGCAAGCTGATACGCATCCGGCCGCGCCAGGTGGCGCACCAGGCGTTGATCAGCGCACTGGGCTAG
- the deoA gene encoding thymidine phosphorylase, with amino-acid sequence MFLTQEIIRKKRDKGVLSAEEIQFFVRGITDGSVSEGQIAALGMAVYFNDMNMDERVAFTLAMRDSGQVLDWRALNLPGPVVDKHSTGGVGDVVSLLLGPMVAACGGYVPMISGRGLGHTGGTLDKFDAIPGYCTVPDNALFRKVVKEVGVAIIGQTAQLAPADKRFYSIRDVTATVESVAMITGSILSKKLSAGLDALVMDVKVGSGAFMPTYDKSVELAESIVAVGNGAGMQTSAILTDMNESLAPYAGNALEVRGAMDYLTGRSRPARLHEVTLSLCAEMLVLGGLAATEEDARVKLTAALDSGAAAERFSRMVSALGGPADIVEHPDKHLETAPVIVPAPALSAGFANVRDCRAIGLAVVALGGGRRRPTDSIDFAVGLTDLVGLGEQVAVGQPLAMVHARTQAAAQQAVKEIQQAYAISAVALAGNPVIYRTIRP; translated from the coding sequence ATGTTTTTAACCCAGGAAATCATCCGAAAAAAGCGCGACAAGGGCGTGCTGAGCGCCGAGGAAATCCAGTTTTTCGTGCGCGGCATCACTGACGGCAGCGTCAGCGAAGGCCAGATCGCGGCGCTGGGCATGGCCGTCTATTTCAACGACATGAACATGGACGAGCGCGTCGCATTTACCCTGGCCATGCGCGATTCCGGCCAGGTGTTGGACTGGCGCGCGCTGAACCTGCCTGGTCCTGTCGTCGACAAGCATTCGACGGGCGGCGTGGGCGACGTCGTCTCCCTGTTGCTGGGCCCCATGGTCGCCGCGTGCGGCGGCTACGTGCCGATGATCTCGGGCCGCGGCCTGGGTCACACGGGCGGCACCCTGGACAAGTTCGACGCCATCCCCGGCTATTGCACGGTGCCGGACAATGCACTGTTCCGCAAGGTGGTCAAGGAAGTTGGCGTGGCCATCATCGGCCAGACGGCACAGCTGGCGCCGGCCGACAAGCGTTTCTACAGCATCCGCGACGTCACCGCCACGGTGGAATCGGTGGCCATGATCACCGGCTCCATCCTGTCGAAGAAACTGTCGGCCGGGCTGGACGCGCTGGTGATGGACGTGAAAGTGGGTAGCGGCGCCTTCATGCCGACCTACGACAAATCGGTGGAACTGGCCGAGAGCATCGTCGCCGTCGGCAATGGCGCGGGCATGCAGACGTCGGCGATTCTGACGGACATGAACGAGTCGCTGGCGCCGTACGCGGGCAATGCGCTGGAAGTACGCGGCGCCATGGATTACCTGACGGGCCGTTCGCGTCCCGCGCGCCTGCACGAAGTCACGTTGTCGCTGTGCGCCGAGATGCTGGTGCTGGGCGGCCTGGCTGCCACCGAAGAGGACGCGCGCGTGAAATTGACGGCGGCCCTCGATTCGGGCGCAGCGGCCGAGCGTTTCTCGCGCATGGTGTCCGCGCTGGGCGGCCCGGCGGATATCGTCGAGCATCCGGACAAGCACCTGGAAACAGCGCCAGTCATCGTGCCGGCACCGGCGCTGTCGGCCGGTTTTGCCAACGTGCGCGATTGCCGCGCCATCGGCCTGGCCGTGGTGGCCCTGGGCGGTGGCCGCCGCCGTCCGACCGACAGCATCGATTTCGCCGTCGGCCTGACGGACCTCGTGGGCCTGGGCGAGCAAGTGGCCGTCGGCCAGCCGCTGGCCATGGTGCACGCGCGCACGCAAGCGGCAGCGCAGCAAGCCGTCAAGGAAATCCAGCAAGCGTATGCCATCAGCGCGGTGGCGCTGGCGGGCAATCCGGTGATTTACCGTACGATACGACCTTAA
- a CDS encoding VOC family protein — MTTTAKATTGTTIPCLRYRDAPTAIEWLCKALGFEKQLIVPDGNGGVAHAQLSFGNGMVMVAPALDSDYGRLMKLPGDIGGANTQNCYLVVSDADAVYRSAREAGAEIVLDIKDEDYGGRGFTCRDPEGHIWSLGTYDPW, encoded by the coding sequence ATGACCACGACAGCAAAAGCTACAACCGGCACGACCATTCCCTGCCTGCGCTACCGCGACGCGCCCACCGCCATCGAATGGCTATGCAAGGCGCTCGGTTTTGAAAAACAACTGATCGTGCCTGACGGCAACGGTGGGGTCGCCCACGCGCAACTGAGCTTCGGCAACGGCATGGTCATGGTGGCGCCGGCCCTCGACAGCGACTATGGCCGCCTGATGAAACTTCCCGGCGACATCGGCGGCGCCAACACGCAAAACTGCTACCTGGTCGTCAGCGATGCCGATGCCGTCTACCGCAGCGCGCGTGAAGCCGGCGCCGAGATCGTGCTCGACATCAAGGATGAAGATTACGGCGGACGGGGCTTTACCTGCCGCGACCCGGAAGGCCATATCTGGAGCCTGGGCACCTACGACCCATGGTAA
- a CDS encoding cytidine deaminase: MNNQELIAEANAGRELAYAPYSRFKVGAALLCKDGRVFRGCNVENAAYGLCNCAERTAFFSSIAHGCKPGDFAKLAVTGDTAEPISPCGACRQVIFEMGGADLPVILTNLKNDVMEVTAGWLLPHGFGNSDLDMK, translated from the coding sequence ATGAACAACCAAGAACTGATCGCCGAAGCCAATGCCGGCCGCGAACTGGCGTATGCGCCATATTCGCGTTTCAAGGTGGGCGCGGCATTGCTGTGCAAGGATGGCCGCGTCTTCCGTGGCTGTAACGTGGAAAACGCCGCGTATGGCCTGTGCAACTGCGCCGAACGCACGGCGTTTTTCAGCTCCATCGCGCATGGCTGTAAACCGGGCGACTTCGCCAAATTGGCCGTCACGGGCGACACGGCTGAACCGATTTCGCCATGCGGCGCCTGTCGCCAGGTGATCTTCGAGATGGGCGGTGCCGACCTGCCGGTCATCCTGACGAACCTGAAAAACGATGTCATGGAAGTGACGGCGGGCTGGCTGCTGCCGCACGGCTTCGGCAATTCCGACCTGGACATGAAGTAA
- a CDS encoding TetR/AcrR family transcriptional regulator — protein MASDKSPALPVKNAGGRRLQNRDRLEADILEQAVRAFAESGYEGASIATIAERAGLSKQNLMYYFPSKQLLYQRVLDDVLDDWLARMESLANEHDEPRDVLRAYIGAKLRFSREQPWASRVYALEVINGAPLYGAQIRDRVVPLLRKDIAVFEEWIAQGRIAAVNATHLMFAIWAMTQSYADFSAQMALVLDRKQLTRKDYEDAEILLTHMVQAAIALPAAIPGA, from the coding sequence ATGGCCAGCGACAAATCCCCTGCCCTTCCCGTGAAAAATGCCGGCGGCCGGCGCCTGCAAAACCGCGATCGCCTGGAAGCGGACATCCTGGAGCAAGCCGTGCGCGCATTCGCAGAAAGCGGCTATGAAGGCGCGTCGATCGCCACCATCGCCGAGCGGGCCGGCCTGTCGAAGCAAAACCTGATGTATTACTTTCCGTCCAAGCAGCTGCTGTACCAGCGCGTGCTCGACGACGTGCTCGACGACTGGCTGGCACGCATGGAATCGCTGGCCAATGAACACGACGAACCGCGCGACGTGCTGCGCGCGTACATCGGCGCCAAGCTGCGTTTTTCACGCGAACAGCCGTGGGCTTCGCGCGTGTATGCGCTGGAAGTGATCAATGGCGCGCCCCTGTACGGCGCGCAGATACGCGACCGGGTCGTGCCCCTGCTGCGCAAGGATATCGCCGTCTTCGAAGAATGGATCGCGCAAGGCCGGATCGCCGCCGTGAACGCCACGCACCTGATGTTTGCCATCTGGGCCATGACGCAATCGTATGCGGATTTTTCGGCGCAGATGGCCCTGGTGCTGGATCGCAAGCAGCTCACGCGCAAGGATTACGAAGATGCCGAAATCCTGCTCACGCACATGGTGCAGGCGGCCATCGCCCTGCCCGCGGCAATACCCGGCGCATGA
- a CDS encoding dipeptidase gives MIISTLAAASLALVGGFLSAPVLVDEHLNRVHPPSGKAPSAATTALHQSLWIADLHADSLLWQRNLNRDSQRGHVDFPRLQRANVALQAFSVVTKTPRKMNIERNGSDTDNITALVVAQGLPPATWNSLLARATYQANELRQQAARSDGKVRVIGSRAQLRSFIAAREQDPALLAGWLTLEGAHALEGKLDNLDTLYRAGYRMAAPTHFFDTELSGSQHGLKKGGLTPLGKQWLRAMEERKMIVDLAHASPATIDDVLTMAKRPVMVSHTGVRGTCANGRNLSDAQLKRIAAQGGLVGIGFWNTAVCGKDVASIARAIKYTVKLIGADHVAYGSDFDGAVTTAIDATGLPRLTQALLDAGLSEAQVRRVAGENVRDFLLKNLPDDDA, from the coding sequence ATGATTATCAGTACCCTCGCCGCCGCCAGCCTCGCGCTGGTTGGCGGTTTCCTGTCCGCTCCCGTCCTCGTCGACGAGCACCTCAACCGTGTCCACCCGCCGTCCGGCAAGGCGCCATCGGCAGCCACTACGGCCCTGCACCAGAGCCTGTGGATCGCCGACCTGCACGCCGACAGCCTGCTGTGGCAACGCAATCTGAACCGCGACAGCCAGCGCGGGCATGTCGACTTCCCCCGCCTGCAGCGGGCCAACGTGGCGCTGCAAGCGTTTTCCGTCGTCACCAAGACGCCGCGCAAGATGAATATCGAGCGCAATGGCAGCGACACGGACAACATCACGGCCCTGGTCGTGGCGCAAGGCTTGCCGCCCGCCACCTGGAACAGCCTGCTGGCGCGCGCCACTTACCAGGCTAACGAGCTGCGCCAGCAAGCAGCCAGGAGCGATGGCAAAGTGCGCGTGATCGGCAGCCGCGCCCAGCTGCGCAGCTTCATCGCCGCGCGCGAACAGGATCCCGCCCTGCTGGCCGGCTGGCTGACACTGGAAGGCGCGCACGCGCTCGAAGGCAAGCTGGACAATCTCGATACCTTGTACCGGGCCGGCTACCGCATGGCCGCGCCCACGCATTTCTTCGACACGGAACTGTCCGGCTCCCAGCACGGCCTGAAAAAAGGCGGCCTGACGCCGCTGGGCAAGCAATGGCTGCGCGCCATGGAAGAGCGCAAGATGATCGTCGACCTGGCGCATGCCTCGCCGGCCACCATCGACGACGTATTGACGATGGCGAAACGCCCCGTGATGGTGTCGCACACGGGCGTGCGCGGCACCTGCGCCAACGGCCGCAACCTCAGCGACGCACAATTGAAACGCATCGCCGCCCAGGGCGGCCTGGTGGGCATCGGTTTCTGGAATACGGCCGTCTGCGGCAAGGACGTCGCGTCCATCGCGCGCGCCATCAAGTACACGGTAAAACTGATCGGCGCCGACCACGTGGCCTATGGCTCGGACTTCGACGGCGCCGTCACCACGGCCATCGATGCGACGGGCTTGCCGCGATTGACGCAGGCGCTGCTCGACGCGGGCCTGTCGGAGGCGCAAGTTCGCCGCGTGGCGGGCGAAAACGTGCGCGACTTTTTACTCAAGAACCTGCCCGACGACGACGCCTAG
- a CDS encoding phosphopentomutase — translation MSRAFILLLDSFGLGATPDAAKYGDAGANTFGHIASTVAKSGKTLKLPNMERLGLGAAAHLASGEWATGFDQRDGFTGAYGAARERSTGKDTQSGHWEIAGVPVEFDWGYFPRTTPSFPADLTDKLKALSGVPGFLGDCHASGTDIINKHGDEHVATGKLIIYTSGDSVMQIAAHEESFGLERLYAVCEMAFKLVEPYNIGRVIARPFTGSNGNYTRTSNRHDYAVAPPSKTLLDHVKDAGGEVVGLGKISDIFATQGISRVVKGVDNMALFEALLKTADEVQDKSLTFVNFVDFDQAFGHRRNVEGYADALREMDGRLPEFMAKLKEGDLVVITADHGCDPTWHGSDHTREHIPMIFFGPGVAPRALGISETFSDIGQTLAKHLGVPPLANGTSLL, via the coding sequence ATGTCACGCGCATTTATCCTCCTGCTTGATTCCTTCGGCCTTGGCGCGACGCCAGACGCCGCCAAGTATGGCGACGCAGGTGCCAATACCTTTGGCCACATTGCCAGCACTGTCGCCAAAAGCGGCAAGACCTTGAAACTCCCGAACATGGAACGCCTGGGACTGGGCGCCGCCGCCCACCTGGCCAGCGGCGAATGGGCCACGGGCTTCGACCAGCGCGACGGCTTTACCGGTGCCTACGGCGCGGCGCGCGAGCGCTCCACCGGCAAGGACACGCAGAGCGGCCACTGGGAAATCGCCGGCGTGCCCGTCGAATTCGACTGGGGATATTTTCCCCGCACCACGCCGTCGTTCCCCGCCGACCTGACCGACAAACTCAAAGCCCTGTCGGGCGTGCCCGGTTTCCTCGGCGACTGCCATGCCTCGGGCACGGACATCATCAACAAGCATGGCGACGAGCACGTCGCCACCGGCAAGCTGATCATCTATACCTCGGGCGACTCGGTGATGCAGATCGCCGCGCACGAAGAATCGTTCGGCCTCGAACGCCTGTACGCAGTGTGCGAAATGGCCTTCAAGCTGGTCGAACCGTACAACATCGGCCGCGTCATCGCCCGCCCGTTCACGGGCAGCAACGGCAACTACACGCGCACGTCGAACCGTCACGACTATGCGGTGGCGCCGCCAAGCAAGACCCTGCTCGACCACGTCAAGGATGCGGGCGGCGAAGTCGTCGGCCTGGGCAAGATCAGCGACATTTTCGCCACCCAGGGTATTTCCAGGGTCGTCAAGGGCGTCGACAACATGGCGCTGTTCGAAGCGCTGTTGAAGACGGCCGATGAAGTGCAGGACAAGTCGCTCACCTTCGTGAACTTCGTCGATTTCGACCAGGCTTTCGGCCACCGCCGCAACGTCGAGGGCTATGCCGACGCGCTGCGCGAAATGGATGGTCGCCTGCCGGAATTCATGGCCAAGCTCAAGGAAGGCGACCTGGTCGTGATCACCGCCGACCATGGCTGCGACCCGACCTGGCACGGCTCCGACCACACCCGCGAACACATACCGATGATCTTCTTCGGCCCCGGCGTCGCCCCGCGCGCGCTGGGTATTTCCGAGACCTTCTCCGATATTGGCCAAACCCTCGCCAAACACCTTGGCGTACCACCACTTGCTAATGGAACCAGCTTGTTATGA
- a CDS encoding aldehyde dehydrogenase family protein yields MTTINEILTTMDYGPAPESQKEAQAWLDGHQRTFGLFIDNAWSAPAELFASTNPADGTQLAELTQATDADVERAVAAARRALPVWQGMGGHGRAKVMYALARLLQKHARLFAVLETLDNGKTIRETRDIDLPLAARHFYHHAGWAQLQSEEFADYRAVGVVGQIVPWNFPLLMLSWKIAPALAAGNTVVFKPAEFTSLTAMLFAELCVQAGVPAGVVNIVTGDGRVGSAIVNHPGVDKIAFTGSTEVGRLIRIATAGSGKKLSLELGGKSPFIVFEDADLDGAVEGLVDSIWFNQGQVCCAGSRLLVQESIQERFLNKVRARMQNLRLGSPLDKSMDVGALVDPVQRQRIAALVDSARAEGCDVWQPACELPADGSWFPPTLITGASTSAAVAQAEIFGPVLVAMSFRTPPEAVQLANNTVYGLAASVWTESISLALDIAPAIKAGVVWINSANQFDAACGFGGYRESGFGREGGREGMLEYMTALAEDARPALPVVEAKAKSNAKPAPADPFAIDRTAKMYIGGKQARPDSAYSAPVFGANGALLAEVGVGSRKDIRNAVEAAHKASGWTSATAHNRAQVLYYIAENLAARADEFAARIAAMTGNKNPEKEVQASIERLFYYAAWADKYDGLAHQPPTKGITVALNEAVGVIGIVCPNEAPLLGFVSLVAPAIALGNRVVVVPSEAHPLSALDLYQVFDTSDLPGGVVNIISGNADELARTLATHADIDAVWRHDGSLDGCAEVERLSAATLKRTWVGGAKGRDWYSAAQSGGRAVLAHASQVKNVWIPYGV; encoded by the coding sequence ATGACTACAATTAACGAGATTCTCACTACTATGGACTACGGCCCTGCTCCCGAAAGTCAAAAAGAAGCACAAGCGTGGCTCGACGGCCACCAGCGCACATTCGGTTTGTTCATCGACAATGCCTGGAGCGCGCCGGCCGAACTGTTCGCCTCGACCAATCCGGCCGACGGCACGCAACTGGCCGAACTGACGCAAGCGACCGACGCGGACGTCGAACGCGCCGTGGCAGCGGCGCGCCGCGCGCTGCCCGTCTGGCAGGGCATGGGCGGCCACGGCCGAGCGAAAGTCATGTACGCGCTGGCCCGTTTGCTGCAAAAGCATGCGCGCCTGTTCGCCGTGCTCGAAACCCTGGACAACGGCAAGACCATCCGCGAAACGCGCGATATCGACCTGCCGCTGGCCGCGCGCCATTTCTATCATCACGCTGGCTGGGCGCAGCTGCAATCGGAAGAATTTGCCGACTACCGCGCCGTGGGCGTGGTGGGGCAGATCGTGCCGTGGAATTTCCCCCTGCTGATGCTGTCGTGGAAAATCGCCCCGGCCCTGGCGGCCGGTAACACGGTGGTCTTCAAGCCGGCCGAATTCACCTCGCTCACCGCCATGCTGTTCGCCGAATTGTGCGTGCAGGCGGGCGTGCCGGCCGGCGTGGTCAACATCGTCACCGGTGACGGCCGTGTGGGTTCTGCCATCGTCAACCATCCTGGCGTCGACAAGATCGCGTTTACGGGTTCCACCGAAGTGGGCCGTTTGATCCGCATAGCGACGGCCGGCAGCGGCAAGAAGCTGTCCCTCGAATTGGGCGGCAAGTCGCCGTTCATCGTCTTTGAAGACGCGGACCTGGATGGCGCCGTGGAAGGCCTGGTCGATTCGATCTGGTTCAACCAGGGACAAGTGTGCTGCGCCGGATCGCGCCTGCTGGTGCAGGAATCGATCCAGGAGCGCTTCCTGAACAAGGTGCGCGCGCGCATGCAAAACCTGCGCCTCGGCTCGCCGCTGGACAAGTCGATGGACGTGGGCGCACTGGTTGACCCCGTGCAGCGCCAGCGCATCGCCGCGCTGGTCGACTCGGCCCGCGCCGAAGGCTGCGACGTGTGGCAACCGGCGTGTGAATTACCGGCTGACGGTTCTTGGTTCCCGCCGACCCTGATCACGGGCGCGTCGACCTCGGCCGCCGTGGCGCAGGCTGAAATCTTTGGCCCCGTGCTCGTGGCCATGAGCTTCCGCACGCCGCCAGAAGCGGTGCAGCTGGCGAACAACACGGTGTACGGCCTGGCCGCCAGCGTGTGGACCGAGTCGATCAGCCTGGCCCTCGATATCGCGCCCGCCATCAAGGCTGGCGTGGTGTGGATCAACAGCGCCAACCAGTTCGATGCCGCGTGTGGCTTCGGCGGCTACCGCGAATCGGGCTTCGGCCGCGAAGGTGGCCGCGAAGGCATGCTGGAATACATGACGGCCCTGGCCGAAGATGCGCGTCCGGCCCTGCCGGTGGTCGAAGCGAAAGCCAAGAGCAACGCGAAGCCGGCGCCAGCCGATCCGTTCGCCATCGACCGCACGGCCAAGATGTACATCGGCGGCAAGCAGGCGCGCCCTGACAGCGCCTACAGCGCACCTGTGTTCGGCGCGAATGGCGCCTTGCTGGCCGAAGTGGGCGTGGGCAGCCGCAAGGATATCCGCAACGCCGTCGAAGCGGCGCATAAAGCGTCCGGCTGGACCAGCGCCACGGCGCACAACCGCGCGCAAGTGCTGTACTACATCGCCGAAAACCTCGCTGCGCGCGCCGACGAATTCGCCGCCCGCATCGCCGCCATGACGGGCAATAAAAATCCCGAGAAGGAAGTGCAGGCATCGATCGAACGCCTGTTCTACTACGCCGCCTGGGCCGACAAATACGACGGCTTGGCGCACCAGCCGCCCACCAAGGGCATCACCGTGGCGCTGAACGAAGCGGTCGGCGTGATCGGCATCGTCTGCCCGAACGAAGCGCCTTTGCTTGGCTTCGTTTCGCTCGTCGCCCCGGCCATCGCGCTGGGCAACCGCGTGGTGGTGGTACCGTCGGAAGCGCATCCACTTTCCGCGCTGGACCTGTACCAGGTGTTCGATACGTCCGACCTGCCGGGCGGCGTCGTCAACATCATCAGCGGTAACGCCGATGAACTGGCGCGCACCCTGGCCACGCACGCCGACATCGACGCCGTCTGGCGCCATGACGGCTCGCTTGACGGTTGCGCGGAAGTCGAGCGCCTGTCGGCCGCTACCCTGAAGCGCACCTGGGTCGGTGGCGCCAAAGGCCGCGACTGGTACAGCGCCGCGCAAAGCGGTGGCCGCGCCGTGCTGGCGCATGCGTCGCAAGTGAAAAACGTGTGGATTCCTTACGGCGTCTGA
- the deoC gene encoding deoxyribose-phosphate aldolase yields MTLMHPEFKRNEAVGLDLGWINQIRVNRAATDRRAASLANRRTVKKEYQAAWLVKAIQMIDLTTLGGDDTPGRVERLCMKAMRPLRADLMDALGLTELSTGAVCVYHEMIQPAVKVIQGRLPIAAVSTGFPAGLTSMETKLREIELSVAAGASEIDIVITRQHVLNGNWQVLYDEMLAYRKACGEAHVKAILATGDLLTMENVAKASWVCMMAGADFIKTSTGKEGVNATIPVALTMVRTIREYHEQTGFQVGFKPAGGVSSAKSALQYLTLMKEELGNEWLQPHLFRIGASSLLTDIERQLEHYVTGSYSANHRHAQP; encoded by the coding sequence ATGACACTCATGCACCCCGAATTCAAGCGTAACGAGGCCGTTGGCCTCGACCTGGGCTGGATCAACCAGATCCGCGTCAACCGCGCCGCGACGGACCGCCGCGCGGCCAGCCTGGCGAACCGCCGTACGGTGAAAAAGGAATACCAGGCCGCCTGGCTGGTGAAAGCCATCCAGATGATCGACCTGACCACCCTGGGCGGCGACGATACGCCGGGCCGCGTGGAACGCCTGTGCATGAAGGCCATGCGCCCGCTGCGCGCCGACCTGATGGATGCACTGGGCCTGACTGAACTGAGCACCGGCGCCGTGTGCGTGTACCACGAGATGATCCAGCCTGCCGTGAAAGTTATTCAGGGCCGCTTGCCCATCGCCGCCGTGTCGACCGGTTTCCCGGCCGGCCTGACGAGCATGGAAACGAAGCTGCGCGAGATCGAACTGTCGGTCGCCGCCGGTGCTTCCGAGATCGATATCGTCATCACGCGCCAGCACGTCCTGAACGGCAACTGGCAAGTGCTGTACGACGAAATGCTCGCTTACCGCAAGGCGTGCGGCGAAGCCCACGTGAAGGCGATTCTCGCCACGGGCGACTTGCTGACCATGGAAAACGTGGCCAAGGCGTCGTGGGTCTGCATGATGGCCGGCGCCGATTTCATCAAGACTTCCACCGGCAAGGAGGGCGTGAACGCCACCATTCCCGTGGCCCTGACGATGGTGCGCACGATCCGCGAATACCACGAGCAGACGGGCTTCCAGGTGGGCTTCAAGCCGGCCGGCGGCGTCAGTTCGGCCAAGAGCGCGCTGCAATACCTGACCCTGATGAAGGAAGAATTGGGCAACGAATGGCTGCAGCCGCACCTGTTCCGCATCGGCGCTTCCAGCCTGCTGACCGACATCGAGCGCCAGCTCGAGCACTACGTCACCGGCAGCTACTCGGCCAATCATCGTCACGCACAACCTTAA